A portion of the Plasmodium gaboni strain SY75 chromosome 5, whole genome shotgun sequence genome contains these proteins:
- a CDS encoding putative mitochondrial import inner membrane translocase subunit TIM16, protein MLPFRPLSQFVFQFLIITSTALGKAFIQAYREIIKNKHNTHFIKEKYNPCMNIEEALNILNVDKTKIYKNLNKEELMSLKDEITNRHLILNKLNEKNGPYNGSAYIQKKARIAKDILFQHLKLQ, encoded by the exons atgttacCGTTTAGACCTTTAAGTCAGTTTGTTTTTCAGTTTTTGATCATAACATCAACAGCATTGGGTAAAGCATTTATACAA GCTTATAgagaaataataaaaaataaacacaatacacattttataaaagaaaaatacAACCCTTGTATGAATATAGAAGAAgctttaaatatattaaacgTGGATAAAAccaaaatatataaaaatttaaataaagaagaattAATGTCTTTAAAAGATGAAATAACAAATAGACACTTgattttaaataaattaaatgaGAAAAATGGACCATACAATGGTTCTGCctatatacaaaaaaagGCCAGAATTGCAAAGGATATTTTGTTTCAGCATTTAAAATTACAATAA
- a CDS encoding purine nucleoside phosphorylase has product MDNLIRHLKLTKEQITPVVLVVGDPGRVDKVKVVCDSYVDLAYNREYKSVECHYKGQKFLCVSHGVGSAGCAVCFEELCQNGAKVIIRAGSCGSLQPDLIKRGDICVCNAAVREDRVSHLLIHGDFPAVGDFDVYDTLNKCAKELNVPVFNGISVSSDMYYPNKILPSRLEDYSKANAAVVEMELATLMVIGTLRNVKTGGILIVDGCPFKWDEGDFDNNLVPHQLENMIKIALGACAKLATKYT; this is encoded by the coding sequence ATGGATAATCTTATACGTCATTTAAAATTAACCAAGGAACAAATAACACCAGTTGTTTTAGTTGTAGGAGATCCAGGAAGAGTTGACAAGGTTAAAGTAGTATGTGATTCATATGTTGATTTAGCATACAATAGAGAATACAAAAGTGTAGAATGTCATTATAAGGGTCAGAAATTTTTATGTGTTAGTCATGGTGTAGGTTCAGCAGGTTGTGCTGTATGTTTTGAAGAACTATGTCAAAATGGAGCTAAAGTAATTATTCGTGCAGGTTCTTGTGGATCTCTTCAACCAgatttaataaaaagagGTGATATATGTGTATGTAATGCAGCTGTGAGGGAAGATAGAGTTTCtcatttattaattcatGGAGATTTCCCAGCAGTTGGTGATTTTGATGTTTATGATACTTTAAATAAATGTGCAAAAGAATTAAACGTTCCAGTTTTTAATGGTATTAGTGTATCATCAGATATGTATTATCCAAATAAAATTCTTCCTTCAAGATTAGAAGATTATTCTAAAGCTAATGCTGCTGTTGTAGAAATGGAGCTAGCTACTCTTATGGTTATAGGAACCTTAAGAAATGTTAAAACAGGTGGTATTCTTATTGTTGATGGATGTCCATTCAAATGGGATGAAGGTGATTTCGACAATAATTTAGTTCCTCACCAATTAGAAAATATGATTAAAATTGCTTTAGGAGCATGTGCAAAATTAGCAACcaaatatacataa
- a CDS encoding putative GTP-binding protein, with the protein MINISKRVFIKNETSTKVIPYLAKPFLNINFLNNEENPFWLGDEYIKKANIIFNSKIIAHPVYVAQTIHKYKPSNIPQIAIFGRSNVGKSSLINALLNYREVSQASNTPGRTRHLFIFNLLNYLSIVDLPGYGYAKVSKELRNNWSILIEEYLNRAKNLKRALCLIESTESFSTYDFILLDMLITKKIPFQIIITKIDKLNILSIIDNYKKKVKVYNENKNKNKNYNNLNYEMCDFNINEYIHNVSSLKYFGIQELRANISLIALDNMNSKNKRKNDHLK; encoded by the exons atgataaatatatccAAACGTgtattcataaaaaatgaaacGTCTACAAAAG TAATACCTTACTTGGCTAAACCATTTCTAAacattaattttttaaataatgaagaaaatcCATTTTGGCTAGGAGACGaatat ATTAAAAAAgcaaatataatatttaattctAAAATTATTGCACATCCTGTGTATGTAGCTCAAACaattcataaatataaaccATCAAATATTCCTCAA ATAGCTATATTTGGTCGTTCAAATGTTGGAAAGTCCAGTTTAATAAATGCGTTACTGAATTATAGAGAAGTTTCACAAGCATCCAATACACCa GGAAGAACTCGgcatttatttattttcaatttattaaattatttatcTATTGTGGATTTACCTGGATATGGATATGCAAAAGTATCAAAGGAATTACGAAATAACTGGTCTATATTAATTgaagaatatttaaatagAGCAAAGAACTTAAAACGTGCTTTGTGTTTAATTGAGTCCACTGAATCTTTTAGTACTtatgattttattttattagatatgctaataacaaaaaaaataccATTCCAAATTATCATAACTAAAATTGACAAACTTAAC ATCCTTTCTATTattgataattataaaaagaaagtAAAAGTATAcaatgaaaataaaaataaaaataagaacTACAATAATTTGAATTACGAAATGTGTGActttaatataaatgaatatatacataatgTTTCAAgtttaaaatattttggAATTCAGGAATTACGAGCGAACATCAGTTTAATAGCGTTGGATAACATGAATTCCAAAAACAAACGAAAAAATGATCATTTGAAATGA